In Euwallacea similis isolate ESF13 chromosome 5, ESF131.1, whole genome shotgun sequence, a single window of DNA contains:
- the LOC136408972 gene encoding uncharacterized protein: MSRKNSVFGHICNECQTCLVTENDQKVQLEDTSSSYPAKKKKRKVKILSTLDILISVLIVTPLVVACWRGTWQLMDIYEDYFPPWESFIIGTLFHIVIGTAQESFNDLINKEHKYCVSQILAYLFMKLYTLVLNVVTNLHWRGIWILLDQYFGVSVTATGETKVVDYRGAICFYGICFLAMFSMRCLRNLNSPPFEICLDYGDSMFLFPSMFKMKVSEKLSLYVLDVVFSTAVVTNLGIAVWRGLWLLIDIYFFPNYPIVSSWASLFVGYVMVAIVFTSQSMMKKLCDFLDGIPRLLIADSYMMFSVMAVIFLWRGIWSLINIYFLPEHEEMSCWISNGVSMLILMIMGCSNSVLVRGVCLDCEEPDGTCVVFPCNYLKDIFDQEKYYTWFSIWSGINKKKNLPIFDKTHFINVINYHVVDLQDLEDNVKINDDVNKEGIP, encoded by the exons ATGAGTCGCAAGAACAGCGTTTTCGGACACATTTGCAATGAATGTCAAACTTGTTTAGTCACGGAAAACGATCAAAAAGTTCAGCTGGAGGATACGAGTTCTTCGTATCCtgcaaagaagaaaaagaggaAGGTGAAAATACTGAGTACTTTGGACATTTTGATTTCGGTGCTTATTGTTACTCCACTCGTGGTTGCTTGTTGGAGGGGAACATGGCAACTGATGGACATTTATGAAGACTATTTTCCTCCCTGGGAAAGTTTCATTATTG gTACTCTATTTCACATCGTCATCGGTACAGCCCAGGAAAGCTTCAACGACTTGATTAACAAGGAGCACAAGTATTGTGTGTCCCAAATACTGGCTTATCTATTCATGAAACTATACACCCTGGTACTTAATGTCGTCACAAACTTACATTGGAGAG GCATATGGATACTACTGGATCAGTACTTTGGTGTGAGCGTCACCGCCACAGGTGAAACAAAAGTGGTTGATTACCGTGGAGCTATCTGTTTCTATGGAATTTGCTTCTTAGCTATGTTTTCGATGAGATGTTTAAGGAATCTCAATTCCCCACCATTCGAAATATGTTTGGATTATGGGGATTCGATGTTCCTATTTCCAAGTATGTTCAAAATGAAG GTATCGGAAAAACTCTCACTCTATGTCTTGGATGTTGTATTCTCCACGGCAGTGGTGACTAACCTGGGCATTGCTGTATGGAGAGGATTGTGGCTGCTGATAGATATATATTTCTTCCCTAATTATCCAATCGTATCCTCCTGGGCCAGCTTG TTTGTAGGATATGTGATGGTAGCAATCGTCTTCACATCCCAATCAATGATGAAGAAATTATGCGACTTTTTGGATGGGATTCCCCGACTTCTGATAGCTGACTCCTATATGATGTTTTCAGTTATGgctgtaatttttctttggagGGGAATTTGGTCTCTAATAAATATCTATTTCTTACCAG AACATGAAGAAATGAGCTGCTGGATAAGCAACGGAGTTTCAATGCTAATCCTAATGATAATGGGTTGCTCAAACTCAGTTTTAGTCCGTGGAGTATGTTTGGATTGTGAGGAACCCGATGGTACCTGCGTCGTATTTCCCTGCAACTATTTAAAAGATATCTTTGATCAAGAGAAATACTACACGTGGTTTTCGATTTGGAGCGGAATtaacaagaagaaaaatttacccATTTTCGATAAAACGCACtttataaatgtaataaattatcatGTTGTTGATTTGCAAGACTTAGAAGATAATGTAAAGATTAATGATGATGTGAATAAAGAAGGCATCCCCTGA
- the LOC136408973 gene encoding uncharacterized protein, producing the protein MVSSKVSTDFGIYKETVLDESPLENPFYCLLAIALMLCLLLIITTSIVLCAKPHNKNLDISHKNGAITAEKIINTNPSRGSYQPYLKPFQNQQDYKPQGFSSRPIQKELDPIVFKHTNLQNIQEVTDSARELSNAVEDDTRNRINHIFYKFKPVHPGEINLLANSGLRFAPTSWKAFNADYHESGEEVNMKKLISVFANVYLMEKSRQGVNRLFIEVVKPDEKLSDVVPT; encoded by the exons atgGTGTCTTCAAAAGTTTCAACAGATTTTGGCATCTATAAGGAAACTGTTCTGGATGAATCGCCTCTGGAAAATCCATTTTATTGCTTGCTTGCCATAGCGTTGATGCTATGTTTGCTACTGATC aTAACAACTTCCATTGTCTTATGTGCAAAACCACATAACAAAAATTTGGATATATCCCACAAAAATGGCGCAATAACGGctgaaaaaatcattaacaCAAACCCCTCCAGAGGATCATACCAACCTTATCTAAAGCCATTTCAGAATCAACAAGATTATAAACCTCAGGGATTTTCCTCTCGTCCTATCCAAAAAGAACTGGATCCCATAGTATTTAAACATACGAATCTTCaaaatatccaagaagtgACCGATTCTGCAAGGGAATTATCCAACGCAGTAGAAGATGATACAAGAAACCGAATCAAtcacatattttacaaatttaagcCTGTTCATCCTGGAGAAATCAATTTGTTAGCTAATTCAGGTTTAAG ATTTGCTCCTACCAGCTGGAAAGCCTTTAATGCTGACTACCACGAGTCAGGTGAAGAGGTAAAcatgaagaaattaatatcGGTGTTTGCAAATGTATATCTAATGGAGAAGTCACGACAAGGAGTTAACCGACTGTTCATTGAGGTTGTGAAACCTGATGAAAAGTTAAGTGATGTTGTTCCTACATAA
- the LOC136408844 gene encoding uncharacterized protein gives MRGSIAGLPDTFQGNGTTYYTLITVLDLLFSALVVGPCVVTYWRSVWNLMDVYVLPEHKLHSAAISTVIGLGGHLFFILFQKVLDKNFHPDKNRILFYIVSRTYTMCFGFVCVNGWRGPWDLLTIQTQTDFKSLMVTTVIGLVALIAMRAVRNTSSPPCVIMNDAPEGYFEILTMFRITAVTEQFSLFLLDCLFSVFIVGVLVVFVWRGLWHMLDIFLFPDNKFASAHGSLVLGYAIIAAVYLLQPLVRSICNKLSGASRLLFADSFVILALIGTVNVWRGIWNSLDIYFLPDNMALSCWITLVVSSVSLILLGCSNSIVAKGVFIDAEEPDGKCVVLPCYYFRIIFQSQKIKKINNKKAQMANKQRKQDNASVDSHVTMSITTISTIVEEKDNLQVT, from the exons ATGCGAGGCAGTATCGCCGGGTTACCTGACACTTTCCAAGGCAATGGTACCACCTATTATACTCTCATTACGGTCTTGGACTTACTCTTTTCCGCGTTAGTTGTCGGACCTTGTGTCGTAACTTACTGGAGGAGTGTCTGGAATTTAATGGACGTTTACGTACTGCCCGAACACAAATTACATAGTGCCGCGATATCCACAGTCATAGGCCTCGGCGGACACTTATTCTTCATTCTCTTCCAGAAAGTGTTGGACAAAAACTTCCATCCGGACAAAAACCGAATTTTGTTTTACATAGTAAGTCGAACATATACGATGTGTTTCGGGTTCGTATGTGTCAACGGTTGGAGAGGACCGTGGGATCTTCTGACCATACAAACTCAAACGGATTTCAAGAGTTTAATGGTCACCACTGTTATAGGATTAGTAGCCCTCATTGCCATGAGGGCGGTGAGAAACACGTCTTCACCTCCTTGTGTCATAATGAACGACGCACCGGAGGGATATTTCGAGATTTTGACGATGTTTCGAATTACAGCA gTCACAGAACAATTCTCACTCTTTCTGCTCGATTGCCTATTCTCTGTTTTCATAGTGGGCGTGTTGGTCGTCTTCGTATGGAGAGGATTATGGCACATGTTGGACATATTCCTCTTTCCagataataaatttgcatCAGCCCACGGGAGTTTG GTCTTGGGGTATGCAATCATAGCTGCAGTCTACCTTCTGCAACCTTTGGTTAGAAGTATCTGCAACAAGCTTTCAGGAGCCTCAAGACTGCTTTTTGCAGACTCTTTCGTCATATTGGCATTGATTGGAACTGTCAACGTTTGGAGGGGCATATGGAATTCtcttgatatttattttttaccag ACAACATGGCCCTAAGCTGCTGGATTACACTGGTGGTATCCTCAGTCTCACTCATATTACTCGGATGCTCCAACTCTATTGTGGCCAAAGGTGTTTTCATAGATGCCGAGGAGCCTGATGGAAAATGCGTGGTTTTACCTTGCTACTATTTccgaataatttttcaatcgcagaaaattaagaaaatcaaCAACAAGAAAGCTCAAATGGCCAATAAACAGAGGAAACAGGACAATGCATCTGTAGATAGCCACGTGACCATGTCCATCACTACAATTAGCACAATCGTAGAAGAAAAGGACAATTTGCAg GTTACATGA